One segment of Paraburkholderia caribensis DNA contains the following:
- a CDS encoding alpha-ketoglutarate-dependent dioxygenase AlkB family protein, producing MSADLFDDVPTPDVAWFPDWLAPDAAAMLLARIVGEVAWQQDSMFTPAGRVPLPRLTAWQGEPDAVYVYSGIRNVPSPWTPAVAELKAAVEATCGAAFNSVLLNRYRSGADSMGWHADREPELGKEPVIASVSLGAARRFDLQHNKTHVVQSYQLKGGSLLVMRGRTQAEWRHRVPKEPKVQGERVNLTFRFVTPGR from the coding sequence ATGTCCGCCGATCTGTTCGACGATGTGCCGACGCCCGATGTGGCGTGGTTTCCCGACTGGCTCGCGCCCGATGCCGCCGCCATGCTGCTTGCGCGCATCGTCGGCGAAGTCGCCTGGCAACAGGATTCGATGTTCACGCCGGCCGGCCGCGTGCCGTTGCCGCGCCTGACGGCATGGCAAGGCGAGCCCGACGCCGTCTATGTGTATTCGGGTATCCGCAACGTGCCGTCGCCGTGGACGCCCGCCGTGGCGGAGCTGAAAGCCGCCGTCGAAGCAACGTGCGGCGCGGCGTTCAACAGCGTGCTGCTCAACCGCTATCGCAGCGGCGCCGACAGCATGGGCTGGCACGCGGACCGCGAGCCCGAACTCGGCAAGGAGCCGGTGATCGCGTCCGTCAGTCTCGGCGCGGCACGACGCTTCGACCTGCAGCACAACAAGACGCACGTCGTGCAGTCGTATCAGCTGAAGGGCGGCAGCCTGCTCGTGATGCGCGGACGGACGCAGGCCGAGTGGCGGCATCGCGTGCCCAAGGAGCCGAAAGTGCAGGGCGAACGCGTCAATCTGACTTTCCGCTTCGTCACGCCAGGGCGCTAG
- a CDS encoding malonate decarboxylase holo-ACP synthase gives MRVCAAAPFAPDDAPIADALRWQAHDIVRLRRLESFDNEPAWVRAAFARAPFAVVRRAQASAGWIAIGLRGAARNERYGTWARSDDIEVVLSPEALSSLPCALAADRAGLPVFVALDALRRDTSSLGSFIWGPTGSVGFELATRMPTATATSDLDLLIRIPNHLSRNEAQCLQARLDEHAAHAGIRIDVQLETPAGGVALAEYASGKARVMARHASGPRLIVDPWAL, from the coding sequence ATGCGAGTCTGCGCGGCCGCTCCGTTTGCTCCGGACGATGCGCCCATTGCCGACGCTCTGCGCTGGCAAGCGCACGACATCGTGCGCTTGCGGCGGCTCGAATCGTTCGATAACGAACCGGCGTGGGTTCGCGCCGCGTTCGCGCGCGCCCCGTTCGCCGTCGTGCGGCGGGCGCAGGCGTCGGCGGGATGGATAGCCATCGGGCTGCGCGGCGCGGCGCGCAATGAGCGGTATGGAACATGGGCGCGTAGCGACGATATCGAGGTTGTATTGAGCCCCGAAGCGCTGTCGTCGCTGCCTTGCGCGCTGGCTGCGGATCGCGCTGGCTTGCCTGTTTTCGTCGCGCTGGATGCGTTGCGACGCGACACGTCAAGCCTTGGCTCTTTCATTTGGGGACCGACAGGAAGCGTCGGTTTCGAACTTGCGACCCGGATGCCAACGGCCACTGCAACCAGCGATCTCGATCTATTGATACGGATACCGAATCATTTATCACGCAATGAAGCGCAATGCCTCCAGGCAAGACTTGACGAACATGCCGCACACGCAGGCATCCGCATCGACGTACAGCTCGAAACGCCCGCTGGCGGCGTCGCGCTCGCCGAATACGCGTCTGGAAAAGCGCGTGTAATGGCGCGGCATGCGAGCGGTCCACGGCTCATCGTCGATCCGTGGGCGCTGTAA
- a CDS encoding malonic semialdehyde reductase, with protein sequence MILSDDALDQLFRTARTHNGWQPRSVDDALLRQLVELVLLGPTSANSSPARFVFVKTPEGKARLSPALSAGNLEKTMAAPVTVIVGMDMAFYDHLPKLFPHADARSWFAGNEAAIADTAFRNSTLQGGYLIMAARALGLDTGAMSGFDKAKVDAEFFAGTTIRSNFLINLGYGDASKLFPRSPRFSFDEAAQII encoded by the coding sequence ATGATTCTTTCCGACGACGCTCTCGATCAACTTTTCCGCACCGCTCGCACGCACAACGGCTGGCAGCCGCGGTCCGTGGACGATGCGCTTCTCAGGCAGCTGGTCGAGCTCGTTCTGCTCGGCCCGACCTCGGCCAATTCGAGCCCCGCGCGCTTCGTGTTCGTGAAGACGCCAGAAGGCAAGGCGCGGCTGAGTCCCGCGCTGTCCGCAGGCAATCTGGAAAAGACGATGGCCGCGCCCGTCACGGTGATCGTCGGCATGGACATGGCCTTCTATGACCATCTGCCGAAGCTCTTCCCGCACGCCGACGCACGCAGCTGGTTCGCGGGCAACGAAGCCGCGATCGCCGACACCGCGTTTCGCAACTCGACGCTGCAAGGCGGCTATCTGATCATGGCCGCGCGTGCGCTCGGTCTCGACACGGGCGCGATGTCCGGCTTCGACAAAGCGAAAGTGGATGCCGAATTCTTCGCCGGCACGACGATCCGGTCGAACTTCCTGATCAATCTCGGCTACGGCGACGCGTCGAAGCTGTTCCCGCGCAGCCCGCGTTTCTCGTTCGACGAAGCAGCGCAAATCATATGA
- a CDS encoding metallophosphoesterase has protein sequence MRRLSFFIRIIAIGILLHVYVGIRIIPELPVDAAVKGLCALWLVLSVLLIPVGMVARSLQRQPLGDWLAWAGLIALGLFSSLLVLTFARELLLLVVMIVHAISPEALNPARWEINSASAVPLLALLSTAIGFFNARRRARVVSIDVPIKDLPHALDGFTIVQISDIHVGPTIKRGYVDAIVDAVNRLEPDLIAVTGDVVDGSVEHLADHTRPLSRLSARHGAYLVTGNHEYYSGAHAWIAEFQRLGLHVLLNEHVVVEHDGAQAVIAGVTDFSAGHFDPAHESDPAAALEGAPGDVLIKVLLAHQPRSAEAAADAGFTLQLSGHTHGGQFFPWNFAVRLQQPFVAGLSRLDDLWVYTSRGTGYWGPPKRLGAPSEITRLRLVGGGA, from the coding sequence ATGCGCCGCCTATCGTTCTTCATCCGGATCATTGCCATCGGCATCCTGCTGCATGTGTATGTCGGCATCCGGATCATTCCCGAACTGCCCGTCGATGCCGCCGTGAAAGGGCTGTGCGCGCTGTGGCTCGTGCTGTCCGTGCTGCTGATTCCCGTCGGCATGGTCGCGCGCTCGCTCCAGCGGCAGCCGCTCGGCGACTGGCTCGCGTGGGCGGGGCTGATCGCGCTGGGACTTTTTTCGTCCCTGCTCGTGCTGACGTTCGCGCGCGAACTGCTGCTGCTCGTCGTGATGATCGTTCACGCGATCTCACCAGAAGCGCTGAATCCCGCGCGCTGGGAGATCAATAGCGCGAGCGCAGTGCCGCTGCTCGCGCTGCTGTCGACAGCCATTGGCTTTTTCAATGCGCGGCGCCGTGCGCGTGTCGTGTCGATCGACGTGCCGATCAAAGACCTGCCGCACGCGCTCGACGGCTTCACGATCGTGCAGATCAGCGACATTCACGTCGGGCCGACCATCAAGCGCGGTTACGTCGATGCGATCGTCGATGCCGTGAACCGGCTCGAACCGGATCTGATCGCCGTGACGGGCGATGTCGTCGACGGCAGTGTCGAGCATCTCGCCGACCACACGCGTCCGCTGTCGCGACTGAGCGCGCGACATGGCGCGTATCTGGTGACGGGGAATCACGAATATTATTCAGGCGCCCATGCGTGGATCGCCGAGTTTCAGCGGCTCGGCCTGCATGTGCTGCTCAACGAGCATGTCGTCGTCGAGCACGATGGCGCGCAAGCGGTGATCGCGGGCGTCACCGACTTTTCCGCGGGGCACTTCGATCCCGCGCACGAGAGCGATCCCGCTGCGGCACTCGAAGGCGCGCCTGGCGACGTGCTGATCAAGGTGCTGCTTGCCCACCAGCCGCGCTCGGCGGAAGCGGCGGCCGATGCAGGCTTCACGCTGCAACTGTCCGGCCATACGCATGGCGGCCAGTTCTTCCCTTGGAATTTTGCGGTACGGCTGCAACAGCCCTTTGTGGCCGGTCTGTCACGGCTCGACGACCTGTGGGTCTATACGAGCCGCGGGACGGGATATTGGGGACCACCCAAGCGTCTGGGCGCGCCGTCGGAAATTACACGCTTGCGTCTGGTCGGCGGCGGCGCCTGA
- a CDS encoding malonate decarboxylase subunit delta, protein MEQMTFDYPAQRAITTRSHVGVVGSGDLEVLLSPAGAMKATVTVRTSVDGYGHIWKSVLDRFFTRYDGAAQIEINDFGATPGVVALRLAEAIEAADEGASA, encoded by the coding sequence ATGGAACAGATGACTTTCGACTATCCGGCGCAACGCGCGATCACGACGCGCTCGCATGTGGGCGTGGTCGGCTCGGGCGATCTCGAAGTGCTGCTGTCGCCCGCCGGCGCGATGAAAGCGACCGTGACGGTGCGCACCAGCGTCGACGGCTATGGGCATATCTGGAAGAGCGTGCTCGACCGCTTCTTCACGCGCTATGACGGCGCGGCGCAGATCGAGATCAACGACTTCGGCGCGACACCGGGCGTGGTGGCGCTGCGTCTCGCAGAAGCCATCGAGGCGGCAGACGAAGGAGCAAGCGCATGA
- a CDS encoding triphosphoribosyl-dephospho-CoA synthase: MAVQYAIPLDAGALQRANARCLPRADAAPCDATLARFAVESLIDEAQLTPKPALVDGRGSGAHRDLDLPLMLRSARSLEPAFAALARASRGRLPSATLRAELAQIGRAGELDMMRATNGSNAHRGAIWIVGLLVAGAAIVAADDANALRELHPYERTHSHAARVCELGARIACFPDRFAAPVDSHGERVRRRFNVGGARQEAQDGFPHVIGVGLPALRAARSKGIGENAARVDTLLAIMASLDDTCLLHRAGLAGLHAGQRGARAVLAAGGVTTAAGRAAFDALETALLSLNASPGGAADLLAATLFIDKLARYAPAGAEN; this comes from the coding sequence ATGGCCGTGCAATACGCTATCCCGCTCGACGCGGGCGCGCTTCAGCGTGCCAACGCCCGCTGTCTGCCTCGCGCCGATGCCGCGCCGTGCGATGCCACACTCGCGCGGTTCGCGGTCGAGTCGCTGATCGACGAAGCGCAACTGACGCCGAAACCCGCGCTCGTCGATGGGCGCGGCAGCGGCGCGCATCGCGATCTGGACTTGCCGCTGATGTTGCGCTCCGCCCGCTCGCTCGAACCGGCTTTCGCGGCGCTCGCGCGCGCTTCGCGCGGCCGCCTGCCGTCGGCGACGCTGCGCGCGGAGCTGGCGCAGATCGGACGCGCTGGCGAACTGGACATGATGCGCGCGACGAACGGCAGCAATGCACATCGCGGCGCGATCTGGATCGTCGGCCTGCTGGTGGCGGGCGCGGCCATCGTTGCCGCCGATGACGCCAACGCCTTGCGCGAACTGCATCCCTATGAGCGCACGCATTCGCACGCCGCGCGCGTCTGTGAACTCGGTGCGCGGATCGCCTGCTTTCCGGACCGCTTCGCCGCGCCCGTCGACAGCCACGGCGAGCGCGTGCGTCGACGGTTCAACGTCGGCGGCGCGCGTCAGGAAGCGCAGGACGGTTTCCCGCACGTGATCGGCGTCGGCCTGCCCGCGTTGCGCGCGGCGCGCTCGAAAGGCATCGGCGAAAACGCCGCGCGTGTCGACACGCTGCTCGCGATCATGGCCTCGCTCGACGATACCTGCCTGTTGCATCGCGCCGGTCTCGCCGGTCTGCATGCGGGGCAACGCGGCGCACGGGCCGTGCTCGCGGCGGGCGGCGTCACGACGGCGGCGGGACGCGCCGCGTTCGACGCGCTCGAAACCGCGCTGCTTTCGCTCAACGCTTCTCCCGGCGGCGCAGCCGATCTGCTCGCCGCCACCCTCTTCATCGACAAGCTGGCGCGTTACGCCCCAGCGGGAGCTGAAAACTGA
- the mdcA gene encoding malonate decarboxylase subunit alpha — protein MNQRIESARLELAQSTGAQPGSNAVRSWTTKRDEKRRRLAAIAPWLEDGILPAHRIIDALETLIRPGDRVALEGDNQKQADFLSRSFAKVDPQKVHDVHLLISSISRPEHLTLFERNIAHRIDFAFAGPQSLRVAQLLEDGRLEIGAIYTYVELYARMFVDLTPNVALLCAEKADRHGNLYTGPNTEDTPTIAEAAAFRHGIVIVQVNEIVDELPRVDIPASWVDVVVEADRPFAVEPLFTRDPRHIGDLQVLTAMMVIKGIYEPYGVTSLNHGIGFDTAAIELLLPTYGESLGLKGKICRNWTLNPHPTLIPAIESGWVDSVHCFGSEVGMEAYVEARPDVFFTGSDGTLRSNRVLCQLAGQYGVDLFIGSTLQIDGDANSSTVTRGRLAGFGGAPNMGHDPRGRRHSSEAWLKLLKDEGPVSRGKKLVVQLAETYKKGGEPTFVDELDAVAVGAKSGMPIAPVMIYGDDVSHVVTEEGIAHLHKAEGVEERRAAVAAVAGVTPIGLRAKPEKTAELRRRGIVAYPEDLGIRRGEAKRSLLAARSIDDLVTWSGGLYTPPARFRSW, from the coding sequence ATGAATCAGCGAATCGAATCAGCCAGGCTCGAGCTGGCACAGTCAACGGGAGCGCAGCCGGGCTCGAATGCCGTGCGTTCCTGGACCACCAAACGCGACGAGAAGCGACGCAGGCTCGCCGCGATCGCGCCCTGGCTCGAAGACGGCATCCTGCCCGCGCACCGGATCATCGATGCGCTCGAAACGCTGATCCGTCCCGGCGATCGCGTCGCGCTCGAAGGCGACAACCAGAAACAGGCCGACTTTCTGTCGCGCTCGTTCGCGAAGGTCGATCCGCAGAAAGTGCACGACGTGCATCTGCTGATTTCGAGCATCAGCCGCCCGGAGCATCTGACGCTCTTCGAGAGAAACATTGCGCACCGGATCGATTTCGCATTCGCTGGCCCGCAGAGCCTGCGCGTCGCGCAACTGCTCGAAGACGGCCGGCTCGAAATCGGTGCAATCTATACCTACGTCGAACTGTACGCACGCATGTTCGTCGACCTGACGCCGAACGTCGCGCTGCTGTGCGCGGAAAAGGCCGACCGGCACGGCAATCTCTATACCGGCCCGAACACGGAAGACACGCCGACCATCGCCGAAGCCGCCGCGTTCCGGCATGGCATCGTGATCGTGCAGGTCAACGAGATCGTCGATGAACTGCCGCGCGTCGACATTCCCGCTTCGTGGGTCGACGTGGTCGTCGAGGCCGACCGCCCGTTCGCCGTCGAGCCGCTCTTCACACGCGATCCGCGCCATATCGGCGATTTGCAGGTGCTCACGGCGATGATGGTCATCAAGGGCATCTACGAGCCGTACGGCGTGACGTCGCTGAATCACGGCATCGGTTTCGACACGGCCGCCATCGAGCTGCTGCTGCCCACCTACGGCGAATCGCTCGGACTGAAGGGCAAGATCTGCCGCAACTGGACGCTCAACCCGCATCCCACGCTGATTCCCGCCATCGAATCGGGTTGGGTCGACAGCGTGCATTGTTTCGGCAGCGAAGTCGGCATGGAGGCGTATGTCGAGGCACGCCCCGACGTGTTCTTCACGGGCAGCGACGGCACGTTGCGCTCGAACCGCGTGCTGTGCCAGCTGGCCGGGCAATACGGCGTCGATCTGTTCATCGGCTCGACGCTGCAGATAGACGGCGACGCGAATTCGTCGACGGTCACGCGCGGGCGTCTGGCGGGCTTCGGCGGCGCGCCGAACATGGGCCACGATCCGCGCGGCCGCCGTCATTCGAGCGAAGCGTGGCTCAAGCTGCTGAAAGACGAAGGCCCCGTCTCGCGCGGCAAGAAGCTCGTCGTGCAACTGGCGGAAACCTACAAGAAAGGCGGCGAGCCGACTTTCGTCGATGAACTCGACGCCGTAGCCGTCGGCGCGAAAAGCGGTATGCCCATCGCGCCCGTGATGATCTACGGCGACGACGTCAGCCACGTCGTGACGGAAGAAGGCATCGCGCATCTGCACAAGGCCGAAGGCGTCGAAGAGCGGCGCGCGGCTGTCGCGGCCGTCGCCGGCGTGACGCCGATCGGCTTGCGCGCAAAGCCGGAGAAGACGGCAGAACTGCGCCGCCGCGGCATCGTCGCGTATCCCGAAGATCTCGGCATTCGCCGCGGCGAAGCGAAGCGCTCGCTGCTCGCGGCGCGCAGCATCGACGATCTCGTCACGTGGTCGGGCGGGCTCTATACGCCGCCGGCGCGTTTCCGCAGCTGGTGA
- a CDS encoding GntR family transcriptional regulator — MNNATGGFPLDSAPRVPLLPTAHEPRPSTSRVIAEALRTAIVEGTLQPGAPLRQDAIARHFSVSAIPVREALRQLESEGWVKVELNKGASVAQLTPAEAREIYEIRSALESLAIALAIPNHTAESLREAAALCKAAESEPDPTRYVARNEAFHTALYAPANRPQLAEMIAALHRRGERYLRLKFGLPAYKGESDAEHLDILAAVERKDIAAAQSLISAHLLGTGELVYRFLTERAQAEAAAATPRRKRGRPARTPTTIGS, encoded by the coding sequence ATGAACAACGCAACCGGTGGTTTTCCCCTGGACAGCGCCCCGCGCGTCCCCCTGCTGCCCACGGCACATGAGCCGCGGCCCAGCACTTCGCGTGTGATCGCGGAGGCGCTGCGCACGGCGATCGTCGAAGGCACGCTTCAGCCTGGCGCGCCGCTGCGCCAGGACGCGATCGCGCGGCACTTCTCGGTCAGCGCAATTCCCGTGCGCGAGGCGCTGCGTCAGCTGGAAAGCGAAGGCTGGGTGAAAGTCGAGCTGAACAAGGGCGCGAGCGTCGCGCAGCTCACGCCCGCCGAAGCGCGCGAAATCTACGAGATCCGTTCGGCGCTCGAAAGCCTCGCCATCGCGCTGGCCATTCCGAATCACACGGCCGAGTCGCTGCGCGAAGCGGCGGCCCTCTGCAAGGCCGCCGAGAGCGAACCGGACCCCACCCGCTACGTGGCGCGCAACGAAGCGTTCCACACCGCCCTGTATGCACCCGCCAACCGCCCTCAGCTCGCGGAGATGATCGCGGCGCTGCACCGGCGCGGCGAGCGCTATCTGAGACTGAAATTCGGCTTGCCCGCTTACAAGGGCGAATCCGATGCCGAACACCTGGACATCCTTGCCGCCGTCGAGCGCAAGGACATCGCCGCCGCCCAGTCGCTCATCTCCGCTCACCTGCTGGGCACGGGCGAACTGGTCTATCGTTTCTTGACGGAACGCGCGCAGGCGGAAGCCGCCGCAGCCACGCCGCGCAGAAAGCGCGGGCGGCCCGCGCGCACTCCAACCACTATCGGGAGTTGA
- a CDS encoding biotin-independent malonate decarboxylase subunit beta — translation MSTATIQNPPPMPVLRDSFIELTARERARALLDAGTFRELLGPFDRIESPWLPLQGIVCQADDGAVIARGTIDGQPAVVAAIESAFQGGSIGEVSGSKIAAALELALRDCERGKIVRPVVLFETGGVRLQEANLGLAVIAEMQAAIVALRRYVPVVGVIAGMVGCFGGMSLAAGLCSYLIATKQGRLGMNGPEVIEQEAGIEELDSSDRRRVWQMIGGEQRAATGLADALVDDDTHAVQAAVRDVFARGVPAAHRTEQVAEYLERLARIDPANVTPDTMRDVFKANEAATPRKEQ, via the coding sequence ATGAGCACCGCCACGATACAGAACCCGCCGCCGATGCCCGTGCTGCGCGACAGCTTCATCGAACTGACGGCACGCGAGCGCGCCCGCGCGCTGCTCGACGCAGGCACGTTCCGCGAACTGCTCGGCCCGTTCGACCGCATCGAATCGCCGTGGCTGCCGTTGCAAGGCATCGTCTGCCAGGCCGACGACGGCGCGGTGATCGCGCGCGGCACGATCGACGGCCAGCCCGCCGTGGTCGCCGCGATCGAGTCGGCATTCCAGGGCGGCAGCATCGGCGAAGTGTCGGGCAGCAAGATCGCGGCGGCGCTGGAACTCGCGCTGCGCGATTGCGAGCGCGGCAAGATCGTGCGGCCCGTCGTGCTGTTCGAAACGGGCGGCGTGCGCTTGCAGGAAGCGAATCTGGGGCTGGCCGTGATCGCGGAGATGCAGGCGGCGATCGTCGCGTTGCGGCGCTATGTGCCCGTGGTCGGCGTGATCGCGGGCATGGTCGGATGCTTCGGCGGCATGTCGCTCGCGGCCGGGCTGTGCTCGTATCTGATCGCGACGAAACAGGGGCGCCTCGGCATGAACGGCCCGGAGGTGATCGAACAGGAAGCGGGCATCGAGGAACTCGATTCGAGCGACCGGCGCCGCGTGTGGCAGATGATCGGCGGTGAGCAACGCGCGGCGACGGGTCTTGCCGACGCGCTCGTCGACGACGACACGCACGCCGTCCAGGCAGCGGTTCGCGACGTGTTCGCGCGCGGCGTGCCGGCGGCGCATCGCACGGAACAGGTGGCCGAGTATCTGGAGCGGCTCGCACGCATCGATCCCGCCAACGTCACGCCCGACACGATGCGCGACGTGTTCAAGGCAAACGAAGCGGCCACGCCGCGCAAGGAGCAATGA
- the mdcE gene encoding biotin-independent malonate decarboxylase subunit gamma has protein sequence MSDTVLTRGMRWFKALAGDTSTAAPVWSGEASLGNETATFFSVVPDPDNRFPRARDNVVGLEQGWKLAQAVREAVARDASSEHKRPIVAIVDVKSQAYGYREETLGIHLACASAVDAYASARDAGHPVVALIVGPAMSGAFLAHGYQANRIVALDAPGTLVHAMGKEAAARVTRRTVEDLDKLGETITPMSYTMASFAKLGLLDKLIEGVDADAPTPAQVESVRSVLAEAANSARSDTRGLSRRLESDAAKKTRAASIEVRRRLAEQWDAA, from the coding sequence ATGAGCGATACGGTACTGACGCGCGGCATGCGCTGGTTCAAGGCGCTCGCAGGCGACACGTCGACGGCCGCGCCCGTCTGGTCCGGCGAGGCTTCGCTCGGCAACGAGACGGCGACCTTCTTCTCCGTGGTCCCCGACCCCGACAATCGCTTTCCGCGCGCGCGCGACAACGTCGTCGGACTCGAACAGGGCTGGAAGCTTGCGCAAGCGGTGCGCGAAGCGGTGGCGCGCGATGCGTCGTCGGAACACAAGCGGCCCATCGTGGCGATCGTCGATGTCAAAAGCCAGGCGTATGGATATCGCGAAGAGACGCTCGGCATTCATCTGGCGTGCGCATCGGCTGTCGATGCGTATGCGAGCGCGCGTGACGCGGGGCACCCTGTCGTCGCGCTGATCGTCGGTCCGGCGATGTCGGGCGCATTCCTCGCCCACGGCTATCAGGCGAACCGGATCGTCGCGCTCGATGCGCCCGGCACGTTGGTGCACGCGATGGGCAAGGAAGCCGCCGCGCGCGTGACGCGCCGCACAGTCGAAGACCTCGACAAGCTCGGCGAAACCATCACGCCGATGTCGTACACGATGGCGTCGTTCGCGAAGCTCGGGTTGCTCGACAAGCTGATCGAAGGCGTCGATGCCGACGCGCCCACTCCGGCGCAAGTCGAAAGCGTGCGCAGCGTGCTCGCGGAAGCGGCGAACAGCGCACGCTCGGATACGCGCGGGCTGTCGCGGCGGCTGGAGTCGGATGCGGCGAAAAAGACGCGCGCTGCGTCGATCGAAGTGCGGCGGCGGCTCGCCGAACAGTGGGACGCCGCGTGA
- the mdcH gene encoding malonate decarboxylase subunit epsilon, which produces MLAYLFPGQGAQTEGFLHRLGTQPAIQTTLDEASAVLNLDVLTLDTQAALESTVAVQTGLLIAGVAMQRALAAEGLAPELSAGLSVGAYAAAVSCGAIDFADALLMVRKRAELMETAYPRGYGLSAIAGLTEHEIEKLADAQARDAAARVYVANVNAPRQIVMAGSDAALDAFNARALAAGARKATRLAVSVPSHCELLAAAADALTDYARSVPFRAPSSGYIGNRGGRALHTADAVRDDLATNMRHTVRWFDALTVMIEMGAKVAVEAPPGQVLTDIVREQYPDTAAIAASTLPFERLAPTIHRRLESAA; this is translated from the coding sequence ATGCTCGCGTATCTTTTCCCGGGCCAGGGCGCGCAAACGGAAGGCTTCCTGCATCGCCTCGGCACACAACCGGCTATTCAGACAACGCTCGACGAAGCATCCGCGGTGCTGAACCTCGACGTGCTGACGCTCGACACGCAAGCAGCGCTCGAATCGACCGTCGCCGTGCAGACGGGCCTGCTGATCGCAGGCGTCGCGATGCAGCGCGCGCTCGCGGCCGAAGGACTGGCGCCCGAACTGAGCGCGGGTTTGTCGGTGGGCGCCTACGCCGCCGCTGTGAGTTGCGGCGCAATCGACTTCGCGGACGCGCTGCTGATGGTGCGCAAGCGCGCCGAACTGATGGAAACCGCGTATCCGCGCGGCTATGGCCTGTCAGCGATTGCCGGGCTCACAGAACATGAAATCGAGAAGCTCGCCGACGCGCAGGCGCGCGACGCCGCCGCGCGCGTGTACGTCGCCAACGTGAATGCACCGCGTCAGATCGTCATGGCCGGCTCGGACGCCGCGCTCGATGCATTCAACGCGCGCGCGCTAGCGGCAGGCGCGCGCAAGGCGACGCGGCTCGCCGTCAGCGTGCCGTCGCATTGCGAACTGCTCGCGGCAGCCGCCGACGCACTGACGGACTACGCGCGCAGTGTCCCGTTTCGCGCGCCGTCGAGCGGCTATATCGGCAATCGCGGCGGCCGGGCGCTGCATACGGCGGATGCCGTGCGCGACGATCTCGCCACGAACATGCGCCACACGGTCCGCTGGTTCGACGCGCTGACCGTGATGATCGAAATGGGCGCGAAGGTGGCCGTCGAAGCCCCGCCCGGCCAGGTGCTGACCGATATCGTGCGGGAGCAGTATCCGGACACGGCCGCGATTGCCGCGAGCACACTGCCCTTCGAGCGGCTCGCGCCGACTATCCATCGACGCCTCGAATCGGCCGCCTGA